One segment of Pseudomonas asgharzadehiana DNA contains the following:
- the catA gene encoding catechol 1,2-dioxygenase: protein MSIRLSQTAHAQQFLEEASGNLNDGGNPRTKALIYRILRDTVNIIEDLEVTPEEFWKAVNYLNELGKNQEAGLLVAGLGLEHYLDMLMDAADEEAGKTGGTPRTIEGPLYVAGAPLSQYEARLDDGTDAAVPLFMRGQVRDTNGKPLAGAIVDVWQANTGGTYSWFDGTQSEFNLRRRIQTDAQGNYRFRSIVPSGYGCPPTGPTQQLLDQLGRHGQRPAHIHFFISAPGYRHLTTQINLSDDPYLHDDFAYATRDELIAEIRFSDDQQLAREFGVQGRLAQIDFDFELQVADAPLEQKRMQRVRALED from the coding sequence ATGTCCATTCGACTGTCCCAGACTGCCCATGCCCAACAGTTTCTCGAAGAAGCCAGCGGCAACCTTAATGACGGCGGTAACCCGCGCACCAAGGCGCTGATCTACCGCATATTGCGCGACACCGTGAACATCATCGAAGACCTGGAGGTGACGCCCGAAGAGTTCTGGAAGGCAGTCAACTACCTCAACGAACTGGGCAAGAACCAAGAGGCCGGGCTACTCGTCGCCGGGCTGGGCCTGGAGCATTACCTGGACATGTTGATGGATGCCGCCGATGAAGAGGCCGGCAAGACCGGCGGCACTCCGCGCACCATCGAAGGCCCGCTGTACGTAGCCGGCGCGCCACTCTCCCAGTACGAAGCGCGCTTGGATGATGGGACCGACGCCGCAGTGCCGCTGTTCATGCGCGGCCAGGTGCGCGATACCAATGGCAAACCGTTGGCCGGCGCGATTGTCGATGTGTGGCAGGCCAATACCGGCGGCACTTATTCCTGGTTCGATGGCACTCAATCGGAGTTCAACCTGCGCCGCCGTATCCAGACCGATGCCCAGGGCAACTACCGTTTTCGCAGCATCGTGCCGTCGGGCTACGGCTGCCCGCCGACCGGTCCGACCCAGCAGTTGCTCGACCAACTGGGGCGCCATGGGCAGCGGCCGGCGCATATCCACTTCTTCATCTCGGCGCCGGGCTATCGGCACCTGACCACGCAGATCAACCTGTCGGACGACCCCTACCTGCACGACGACTTTGCGTATGCGACACGCGATGAATTGATCGCCGAGATCCGCTTCAGTGACGACCAGCAACTGGCGCGGGAGTTTGGGGTGCAAGGGCGCCTCGCGCAGATTGATTTTGATTTTGAGCTGCAGGTGGCTGATGCACCGCTGGAACAGAAACGCATGCAGCGAGTGCGAGCCCTCGAAGACTGA
- the catC gene encoding muconolactone Delta-isomerase: protein MLFHVKMTVNLPVDMNPERAAHLKADEKALAQRLQQEGKWRHLWRIAGLYANYSVFDVDSVQELHDLLMQLPLYPYMAIEVNALCRHPSSIHEDDR, encoded by the coding sequence ATGCTGTTCCACGTAAAAATGACTGTGAACCTGCCCGTCGACATGAACCCCGAGCGCGCCGCCCACCTCAAGGCCGACGAAAAAGCGCTTGCCCAGCGGTTGCAACAGGAGGGCAAATGGCGCCACCTGTGGCGCATTGCCGGGCTTTACGCCAACTACAGCGTGTTCGATGTCGATAGCGTGCAGGAACTGCATGACCTGCTGATGCAACTGCCGCTTTACCCTTACATGGCCATCGAAGTGAACGCCCTGTGCCGCCACCCTTCGTCGATCCATGAGGACGACCGTTAA